A window of the Megalopta genalis isolate 19385.01 chromosome 2, iyMegGena1_principal, whole genome shotgun sequence genome harbors these coding sequences:
- the LOC117225393 gene encoding uncharacterized protein LOC117225393 encodes MDSEDRVMPNNLEYNESLISRIKTLRSVLRDLKTDLKHERLNLHQEIQMTILQKFVKLPYHRRQNCCPGRHTRIPCSPVKLYQPIHSSIDTSKTGHLACLGTWMYQRTIDDLQDELNSFEQRLSTRTLGSYRRKIYDLEAICSADLNRVRSRFVKSLQAFQNTIHSIEERGPWRTKRPACPCSTETPQENNTNGLTLAGPNSRNVGFVRSARRSRSVFLESDVRGTWWTRISLNRFSDSEMYSKSYRSSSCVESRRKRSKESVDSLKVNKSLTVIFPCAFKASPILF; translated from the exons ATGGATAGCGAAGATCGTGTAATGCCAAATAACCTCGAATACAATGAATCTTTGATTTCACGGATTAAAACGCTCCGTTCTGTGCTTCGGGACCTTAAAACAGATCTGAAGCACGAGAGACTGAATCTTCATCAGGAAATTCAAATGACGATACTGCAAAAGTTTGTGAAGTTACCAT ATCACAGGAGGCAGAACTGCTGCCCAGGCAGGCACACACGGATTCCATGCAGCCCTGTGAAATTGTACCAGCCGATACACTCGTCGATA GACACGTCGAAGACAGGCCATCTAGCATGCCTTGGGACTTGGATGTATCAGAGGACAATCGACGATCTACAAGACGAGCTGAACTCGTTCGAGCAACGTCTTTCAACGCGAACGCTCGGCTCGTACAGGAGGAAAATTTACGACCTCGAGGCAATCTGCTCTGCTGACCTCAACAGAGTAAGGTCCAGGTTCGTCAAATCCCTGCAGGCTTTCCAGAATACGATTCACTCGATCGAGGAACGCGGCCCATGGAGAACCAAGCGTCCGGCTTGTCCATGCTCTACGGAGACCCCGCAGGAGAATAATACAAACGGTTTAACGCTAGCGGGACCTAACTCGAGGAACGTCGGATTCGTTCGATCGGCGCGGAGGTCCAG GTCTGTCTTTCTTGAGAGTGACGTTCGAGGTACATGGTGGACACGCATCTCTTTAAATCGATTTAGCGACAGCGAAATGTACAGCAAATCCTATAGATCGTCATCTTGCGTCGAAAGTCGACGGAAGAGAAGCAAGGAATCTGTAGATAGCTTGAAAGTTAACAAAAGCCTCACGGTAATCTTCCCCTGCGCATTCAAAGCGTCGCCTATACTGTTTTAA